A window of Accipiter gentilis chromosome 24, bAccGen1.1, whole genome shotgun sequence contains these coding sequences:
- the TMLHE gene encoding trimethyllysine dioxygenase, mitochondrial isoform X1, whose amino-acid sequence MWCRRLACLFKVPCRLSGSTRHRSPWLPRDRRTILAAVARWHHTAPESLKCAWQLHGDHLELRYANTLMRFDFVWLRDHCRSASCYNAKTNQRSLDTASVDLGIKPKAVRVDETTLFLTWPDGHVTRYGLEWLVKNSYEGQKQQVMHPRILWNAEIYRQAQVPSIDCRSFLETDEGLKEFLQNFLLYGIAFVENVTPTKEDTEILAERVSLIRETIYGRMWYFTSDFSRGDTAYTKLALDRHTDTTYFQEPCGIQVFHCLKHEGTGGRTLLVDGFYAAEQVLRQAPDQFELLSKVPLKHEYVENVGDCHNHMIGVGPVLNVYPWNNELYLIRYNNYDRAVINTVPYDVVHRWYAAHRTLTTELRRPENELWVKLKPGKALFIDNWRVLHGREAFTGYRQLCGCYLTRDDVLNTARLLGLQA is encoded by the exons ATGTGGTGCAGAAGGCTGGCATGTCTGTTCAAGGTGCCATGCCGGCTGAGTGGAAGCACTAGACATCGCTCACCATGGCTGCCCCGTGACAGAAGGACCATCCTCGCTGCTGTGGCTCGCTGGCATCACACGGCCCCAGAGTCCCTCAAGTGCGCCTGGCAGTTACATGGTGACCATCTAG AGCTCAGGTATGCGAACACGTTGATGCGCTTCGATTTCGTATGGCTGCGGGACCACTGCCGCTCAGCTTCCTGCTACAATGCCAAGACGAACCAGCGCAGCTTGGACACAGCTAGCGTGGACCTGGGAATCAAACCCAAGGCTGTCCGAGTGGATGAGACCACGCTCTTCCTCACGT GGCCGGATGGGCACGTGACGCGGTATGGGCTGGAGTGGCTGGTGAAGAACAGCTAcgaggggcagaagcagcaggtcaTGCACCCGCGGATTCTCTGGAATGCAGAAATCTACcgccaagcccaggtcccatccATTGACTGCCGGAGTTTCCTGGAGACAGACGAGGGACTGAAAGAGTTCCTGCAAAACTTCTTGTTATACGGAATTGCTTTTGTAGAGAATGTCACTCCCACCAAAGAGGACACAGAAATCTTAGCGGAAAGGGTCAGCTTAATCAG GGAGACCATTTACGGTAGAATGTGGTACTTTACCTCTGACTTTTCTCGGGGAGACACCGCCTACACCAAGCTGGCTCTGGATCGTCACACCGATACAACCTACTTCCAGGAGCCCTGCGG CATCCAAGTGTTTCACTGCCTGAAGCATGAGGGCACGGGCGGGCGGACGCTGCTGGTGGATGGTTTCTACGCGGCAGAGCAGGTTCTCCGACAAGCCCCTGATCAATTCGAGCTGCTCAGCAAGGTGCCATTGAAGCACGAGTATGTTGAGAATGTGGGAGACTGTCACAACCACATGATCGGAGTTGGGCCAGTTCTCAATGTCTATCCCTGGAACAATGAGCTTTATCTTATCAG ATACAATAACTATGATCGTGCTGTCATCAACACTGTGCCTTACGATGTTGTGCATCGCTGGTACGCTGCTCACCGCACACTCACCACAGAGCTCAGGAGACCAGAAAATGAACTGTGGGTCAAACTGAAGCCGGGCAAG GCACTGTTCATAGATAACTGGCGTGTCCTGCACGGACGGGAAGCATTCACAGGGTACCGCCAGCTCTGTGGCTGCTACCTGACAAGAGATGATGTGCTGAACACCGCACGCTTGCTGGGACTCCAAGCTTAG
- the TMLHE gene encoding trimethyllysine dioxygenase, mitochondrial isoform X2, whose translation MWCRRLACLFKVPCRLSGSTRHRSPWLPRDRRTILAAVARWHHTAPESLKCAWQLHGDHLELRYANTLMRFDFVWLRDHCRSASCYNAKTNQRSLDTASVDLGIKPKAVRVDETTLFLTWPDGHVTRYGLEWLVKNSYEGQKQQVMHPRILWNAEIYRQAQVPSIDCRSFLETDEGLKEFLQNFLLYGIAFVENVTPTKEDTEILAERVSLIRETIYGRMWYFTSDFSRGDTAYTKLALDRHTDTTYFQEPCGYNNYDRAVINTVPYDVVHRWYAAHRTLTTELRRPENELWVKLKPGKALFIDNWRVLHGREAFTGYRQLCGCYLTRDDVLNTARLLGLQA comes from the exons ATGTGGTGCAGAAGGCTGGCATGTCTGTTCAAGGTGCCATGCCGGCTGAGTGGAAGCACTAGACATCGCTCACCATGGCTGCCCCGTGACAGAAGGACCATCCTCGCTGCTGTGGCTCGCTGGCATCACACGGCCCCAGAGTCCCTCAAGTGCGCCTGGCAGTTACATGGTGACCATCTAG AGCTCAGGTATGCGAACACGTTGATGCGCTTCGATTTCGTATGGCTGCGGGACCACTGCCGCTCAGCTTCCTGCTACAATGCCAAGACGAACCAGCGCAGCTTGGACACAGCTAGCGTGGACCTGGGAATCAAACCCAAGGCTGTCCGAGTGGATGAGACCACGCTCTTCCTCACGT GGCCGGATGGGCACGTGACGCGGTATGGGCTGGAGTGGCTGGTGAAGAACAGCTAcgaggggcagaagcagcaggtcaTGCACCCGCGGATTCTCTGGAATGCAGAAATCTACcgccaagcccaggtcccatccATTGACTGCCGGAGTTTCCTGGAGACAGACGAGGGACTGAAAGAGTTCCTGCAAAACTTCTTGTTATACGGAATTGCTTTTGTAGAGAATGTCACTCCCACCAAAGAGGACACAGAAATCTTAGCGGAAAGGGTCAGCTTAATCAG GGAGACCATTTACGGTAGAATGTGGTACTTTACCTCTGACTTTTCTCGGGGAGACACCGCCTACACCAAGCTGGCTCTGGATCGTCACACCGATACAACCTACTTCCAGGAGCCCTGCGG ATACAATAACTATGATCGTGCTGTCATCAACACTGTGCCTTACGATGTTGTGCATCGCTGGTACGCTGCTCACCGCACACTCACCACAGAGCTCAGGAGACCAGAAAATGAACTGTGGGTCAAACTGAAGCCGGGCAAG GCACTGTTCATAGATAACTGGCGTGTCCTGCACGGACGGGAAGCATTCACAGGGTACCGCCAGCTCTGTGGCTGCTACCTGACAAGAGATGATGTGCTGAACACCGCACGCTTGCTGGGACTCCAAGCTTAG